The sequence GAAGCAGCTACGGGAGAGGGAGAgacagggagggagagggagagggagagagagagataccaAGGGATGGAATTGTCGGCGGTATTAATGATCTTGTCGGGGACTCGCTTGTTGAGGTCCCGGAGGATCTCCGCAAGAGGGCGGGTGAGGCAGGACGCCTTGTCTAGGGGCACGACATAGTTGGAGTTGGGCAGCGCATCGGCGGCCTTCTTCCCCCCGTTTCCGGTGCGCTTATccagcgccgccgccgccaccctgCGAGGCCAGCTGATGCTCCCCGCTCGCGGCCTCCGGGCCACGAACAGCGTCCGCACCTCCTCGGCAGCGGTGGCCGGCCGGAAGCCCGACCTGCTGTCCAGGAACAAGGAGGCGCCGGGGGTAGCTTCCATGGACGCCAGCTGAGAACGGAAAGAGTTGggtaagaaagaagaggaagaaatggGAAGGGGGGGGGGAAGGAGGGCGAGAGGGGGGACTTGGGAGGCGCGACCACTGACCTCAGTCAACTTTCATGCCCCTCTTTCTTCTGCGGGTTCGGGTTGTATCCTTTCCGCGAAGAACGGCTAATTTCCATTGCATCAACCGTGAAGAATGGCTGATCATATTTTGCACATCTTGTAAAGCGTTTCAATTGTCTGCACAAATCTCATAGTGTACACGAACGAATGAATCGCCTTTTGGATCGTATTTTGTACAACTCTCAAAGCATtctaatcttttttttattctatttaCTGCATATCATGAGGCACATGCCTCCACGCCACTTGCCGAGAAGAGGCGGTGGGCTTGACCTTAGCCATGGCGGCATCATGAAGCACATGCCGCCACGCCACTTGCTGAGAAGAGGAGGCGGGTGGTTGAGGGTTGGGTGTGACTTGGATCCAGATTGACCTACCCATTTTCGGGCCTTTTTTTTAAAGTGGGCGGTCCGTTCTAAAATgtcctaatttttttttgcattcatagcatattAGCAGCTGCTTTTTATCTTTCCCTTTGCTCGTCTCTCCCTTAGCTAAAGATCTTATTTCTTATCATTTTCTTCTTATAAACCTTTTGAACCTTTTTGTTATTAATGCCATTTTCTTATTCCCTTCTGTATTATCAGACTCTGCGCTCTTATCTTCTTCTTGAGCATTTGACTTGAAAGAGATAgttctttttctctttgattCATCATCTTCCAAGTTTTGCTTCATGGATAATTCGTGTGTCATCAATACTCAGTAGTTCTTCTAGAAAAAGGGCATTAAGATCCTTTGCTACTTGAATGGCAGTAACtttatgttgcccaaggtgacaagccaaggagggagggggggggggggggggtgaattggtttctcttaatttttactatcttacttatgtcaattgatgagttagtggaatttaacaatgcacaatacaaacacacaagaagtatagtgcttcggtgctctcctaagcacctacgtccactccccaagcgaccccttgggaattcactataatcccgcggattacagttggattgttttccgggctcacaatccaaaaacctttacactttggttttccgggatcaccaaaaacctatgttggttttacgggctcaccaacgaacctttacaattggttttatgggttcaccaataaacctacaccgttggttttgcgggcttaccaacaaacctttacaaggtgattaataaaagaagtaagaagatttaagctcctagatgagcaaatataacaattataatctacaaagaagagtttagagaataattATCGCTTAATGAGACttatctcttctttgtcaaggatgcttcgctcttcaagggtggatggagctcttaatgactcttgtaATCTGCTCAactactttcttttgactcttaaatgaagcacttggatgaagaagattagggcacttgtctttcttgtgtactctttgatatttttgcaaaagaatgttttctctgatgaatagtgccactttaaatagtttccttcatccattggacaagccccaatggttagaattcaaaaactagccgttactcactgttggaaggtcaaaaagtacttctgcagaactagccgttatgcttctgcccgtgcttgggtcgactcaacttttactggggtcgacccaactttcacttgggtcgactcaacctttccttgggtcgatcctctcagaaccacagaaccttgtatttcagccttccttcacttgggtcgactcaacatctttttgggtcgactcaaggttcagttgggtcgactcaacttccacttgggtcgaccctctcagggtttccagagaacctaattttgaatgtcattgcctttgggtcgaccctctcagtgtttgggtcgactcaagtttgggtcgactcaacttcctcttgggtcgaccctctcagtgttttcagagaactgttttcttgaggcttgagaggcttgaggtttgggtcgactcatcctttccttgggtcgacccaactactgttcatccgtgccatttttgcagaagtgtgccagatgctttcttgatgtgccggggtcgacccaatcaaccttggggttgactcaatccacactttgctgcaactcaaggttagatttatccatataaacaatgaaatgcatctttatcttattatacgaattgtactgagagtaacagacttataaatgatgtatcgaattaacttgtaacatactcttgattattgtattaatcatcaaaataccactatcatcatcactttagcttcccacgttCTTAGTAATGATTTGAGAATCTTTTTTACTAAATAACTGTTAGTGTATGATTTTCCAAAACATTTAAGACCAATGATAATACTGGTGAAACAAGTAAACATTTGCCTCACTAGACTCCATTCTATATAGTTCATAATTATGAACGAGTATAtcaattttagattcttttaacCTGGTTAGTGCCATATTTATTATTGTTGTATTGTAtttcattatatttttatagGGACAAGTTTCGATAGAGCTGAAACTTGGAGAGGTTGATTTGTACCTTGAAATGGAGTGTGTGTAAAGCTTGTTCATGCCCAAAAAACAAGTAACTAGCTTACGAGAATTAAGGTTGTTTGGTCGGTAGTATTTGACATTGTAATCGTTTGGGAATGATTAGTGGATTAATATTTTCAAATAAAGAGCTTATGCAATGGATGTAGATGCTGAGTTTAGCAaggaaccactataaatcttttgtAATGTTTGTAGTGTTTTGATTGTGTACCTTGtttattttgcttatttatattACTTATGGTTTATTTCTCTTGGTACACATCACATATACATTACTAAATTATCATTCCACTATATttgtaatttaaattttaaaagtaatttaaattttaaaaatctccccccccccctctcttcttGGGCTGCATAGCTGGACAACAATCAATATAGTGCCCCAAAAGTGCTAGAGTGCTAGCATTCTTAAATATTgccaaatataaataaaatgtcTAACATAAATGACTTTATGGACATTTACAAATGCAAACATAATTCACGACTTTCAAAAAATGCCGAAAAAGATGCATGAAAAATACCCTCAAAAGTATAAATCCTCCACATTTTCTAGCTGCTGCGCAAAATATTCTAATCTCTCGCATTTATAAATGCCACAAAACATAGGTAATATTTAAGAAAACACAACCATGATTTTGCCAATACTTAGAAATGCCGGCACAAGTAAACATTAAATGTCCCCAATGTGCTAAATCCCCTGCATTTTAGAAATGCTAGGGAGGCCGTTGGCATAATCCCTTACAATTGATTAGCCAACATATTTCCAGCATTCTTGTAAAATATCAGTCATTTAATGTGCGGAATTTTTTTATGCTCCTCATTATTTTTCACGTGCAGGGAATTCCCAATTTTGTTGTAGCGTATGTTTAAAACCATGTTTCaacaaaaattaataaaagtaaTAATTGCAGAAAATTATTCTGTAGCTGATTGAACTCCGACTACAGATCGGAACTCAACTTGAACTgaacaagaaaaaaacaaagCCAAATCTGAACTGAATTTCCTTATGGTGTtggattcagattttacttGGACCAACCCAAATCCAATCAGCATAATTCCTCAATTACACACATAAATCTATTCTGCATCCGTTGATGTTTACTGAATGAAAGGccatctttcattttttttatgcttctcttattttcaataaaaatgaTGCTATTTGATTACTGCTTAATATTATAACTTGATGAGGTGTATATTGGCTGAACAACGTTGATTGGTTGACTGATAAAATGTTATGACACTAGGGCCTGACATGGTGGACTTTAAAGCATAGCCGTTAAACCCGGACCAGATTGGCAGTTGGATCCAAAAACTGGACCCCTAGGCAGTCCAGTTTTTTGGACCGGTCAAAAGCCAACCCAATTAACTAGGTGAACCGAGGTTTTTTAAAGCCTAATAAAAGTGCTTTAATTAATTCAAACTACTGAAGTCTGAATATATAGTCTCCCAACCAAAGCAACAATTCTTCTCATTGATCTGCTAAGATGCTTTATTATACTTATTCAAACTAATAACTAAAGCTATTTTAAATAGCCGTTCCATAATGAATCATTTCCATAGAAACATAAATGTGTAATAATTTTAAGTTTTGATATTACTTTActatttataatattaaaatatcaaTAATTTCCACATATTTACCTACATCATGCATAATATTTTCTACAATTTTTAggaaaattaaataatttttaaaatcatgTTTCTAATATCAGATTTTTAATGCATTGCCGTTTGTATAAACTTCAAAGAGGATTCGAGGATAATAATGGCCTCACCAGAGTCCAATTTCTCAAAATTAGAatctaagagagagagagagagaaaaaaaaaacaaagcacCCAGGACTGGACTATCAAAGTGTGCTTTAAAGccctatttttgaaattagactttAATGTAATGCTATTGGATGGTTTTGTAGCTCAAATGGATCCAAACAGGCTGCAATATGACATGAATAAAAGATACAAGACATACCACTTTGTGAAACTGGAGCGCACTCCACTAAAATCAGCTTTAAAGCAAAAGCTGAAAATATTGTGCAACAAGCTGGCAATTCCCGTTGCAAGTTTTTAAGATTATTAGGACAAGTTTTTGTAAATAAAATTGACAAGGGTAACTTTGAAAAAATGACCAACCTACAAACATAAATTTTAGcatataattaatatttgtatccatatttatatccaCCAATTATTAAAGACAAGCAAGGATATAGAATATTAACATCAATCTGTTTTCAGCCCTaattcaacatcatcaggtaaGTACATAAATAACAAGCAGGTGCAGGAAAAATTATAATGTATTTGCACACATTCTGGATGCTATTTCGCTCTTTTCTCCTACTCCTGGGGAAGAACACCTGTCAAATAGTTTAGGGGTCAAGAAGCTGAACTGAGCACAGGTGCAGCTGACAAGAATATTTCCAACAATAAGATAAAGAGAAAATATCAGAATTTGtgatttgtatttgttaagttcctATAACTAGCAGCTTCAACAACGAGCAGGTTTTCATGCGCGGTGAGCCCTCCACAAGATATTTCACACAACACTGGTCACTGCCCCAATTATCCACTGGTTGCCGTTCACGCTTCCAATTTTTCAAGCTCCTCATCTCTTTCCGGCTCAGAAAAGGAATGGGCTACAGATACGTCATTTTAACAGGACaagaacaataaaattctgcagCTGCACCTGAGAAGAAAATTCTGAAGGGACTATAGCAGCATCACAATGATTACTTTCCACTCCGATGGCTTAAATACAAAATTAAGACCCAGAAGCAGGATTCATCTCATGCTAGAACCCATGTCACCTGCACATCATACCTATAAAACATCATTACAAGCCAAGTCTCAgctacataataaaacatacacAACACATACCTGCTCAACCTTTTTGTGGAATATGATGTAAACCTCTCTACGGAGGCTCTCCAAGTCCCTCGCATATTCTGTGTGTTCCTCCAGCGATATCAACTTACCCAGATGCTCCCTCATTCTCTCCAAGACTTCATCTAGACTGCAGAAATCTTTGAAATCTAAAGCCTTGGTGGAGCTAAGCTGGAGTAGACTCCTAATAGCCATCAAAGCCTGCATGAAACACATATCAGAGTACATGAGACAGTCTTTAGAGACTTTAAGTCATAATCCATGAACTTTATATTTTGATGGCTATTATAGTTAAGATTAAATCCTCAGATCCTGAAAATGCAGGTAATTAGGGAAAAAAACACATGCTTCACAgaagaaaataacaaataacaTGAGGGAAGCTTATAGCGATTTCATGAAGAcaatcacaatccaaaaaccacCATAGGTAACTTGATTATACAAAAAACAATTATTACACTAATCCCTTAAGGTTTACTAGTCTACAAACTGCACAAAGTCATTCCATAAATACCACCCAAATCTTCTTAAAAGGAAACTGAGAATTATTACCAAGTATTTCAACCTCTTGCTTTATCACTTAATGAGAAACCTCAAGAGTAAATAATTATTCAAAACTGGACTAACGGTCAAGCAGATATTAAACTATTGAGTATATGCAATGAAATCTCAATCTAATATAAACTTGTAAAGATAATTAAAATGTTGGCATCTGGTTTGTTGGGCATTTCTTGATCTGGTCTcatcagctactgtcttttgAGAAGGAACTTCTCTCTTTAACCAGGAATTTCCCAGTTGTTGACAAAAACGGGCTTTGACTTCTCAGATAGACTTATCTTTATACTAAAATAATCTACAAGTTAGTGTTAAAAAGACAGCTCATTTTACAGATAAATCTACTGAGTGGCCAGAACAATAGTCAACAATGTGTACACAATTACCAGAGAAGACCATAATCTATATAGTTAAAATCATTTTTAAAATCCTTCCCCTGCAGTTCCAGAAGGAATATTAGTTTTAACTTTACAACCCCACTGTTCAGAAAAAGAAATTAGACACCCCAGATTACTATTTCTTCCCATAACTAACAGTTACATTTTTGTAAGTTGTTTAAATTCCTTTTTACGCCTCCCCTTCACCATCTCGTATTATTCTCTCTCATGAAACTAATAGCCCATATTCGCGTGCATCAATCTCAGTTTCCATTATATGCATATTATGTTCCAATTTAATAGTCATCACGAAAAGGCCAGAGACATACCTTCTCCTGAAGATCAAGGTCAGGTGCAGATGTCAAATCAACAACAGCCTTTAAGAAGAGGCGATCACTAAGGAAAGAAAGTTCAGCATTGTCTGCATTCCCTAACTGATAGTCTGCTAAATCTGTGGCTAAGAAAACAGCCTTCTTCTGAAGGCGAATATCCATGCTAGAGTTGGTCATTATATCCTGCAAAATAGACTTATTACTCAAGATCCCCACACCTGAAATTTATAACCAAAATTAGTCATGCAATTATTTACCTGAAGCATTATATTTCCATCCTCTGCATAAAACAATTTTTGACCAACTTCATTATTTCTGATCAAAGCTGAAATGGCATATAATGCCTTTACGGCTTCTTCTGTAAAACTGGAGTTCACCATCTTCATCAATTTTGTCAGCACTCCATATGCGAGGATCTAAtacaacataaaataatgaTTCAAGAGAAGCGGTAACGAGCCAACAAGCACAGAGACAGCAATGGTTTAAGTAACAAAAAAAATGGCCAGAGAAAGAAATCGATAATATCAAATATACAAGTTAGTGGAAGAAATTACTCCAGCATTGAAACACCACACATTATATATGTAACTATATAAATTGGCAGGAGAATCATTCATAGCACAGATCTAAAGAACAAACTCTGAACCATTCAATGCTACCAACTTGTATGGTAACAATATTCTCCAAATTATTGAAAAGAATGATAGCTCAAATCACTGTCACTACAAGCAATGAGTTGGAATCTCCTTGGATTCATGTATTGAGGTATATCAAAATCATAAATACATAGTGCACTAGAAAATTAAACTTCTTTGGCGCAAGCTGTCACACTGAGGAATCTGTCCTCCAGAAAAAGTATTGTAAATCCAAATGAGCTCAAAACTTTTTTGCCCCAACTCAAAAGAAATCCTTTCCACGAAACTGTATCGAACCACTACATCTATCCCTCAAGATAGCATTTAAGCTAAGAATGCCCAAATCAGACAACTTTGACCCCCTATTATACTTCACTTTTTCATGAATCCCTTCCTTTTGCTTCTTTTGTACCCCATGAACTACAAACAAATTCATAGTATTACCTCTACTAGCACTAGCATGCCCAAATTATAGATTCCCTTTTAACAATGCAAACTTAGATATGTAGCACCCCTATCTTCATAAGAACCACTTGGAGATAAAACTTCTTAGCACCAATTCTGAAGACTTATTCCTCTGAGTTTGAAATCATAGCTTTCTTCATTCAGGTACTGAATATATCCCAGCAAAACATGTCAGAAGTCGATTATTTCCACTAGTATTCTTTGTACCACATCTTGTCATGAAACTTCTATGAGTAACTTTGGGACAAGAAGGCCACCCTTCGACATATACATGTTTTTTGAAACCGCAAAATGTGTAACTAAAGAAGCCCCACTTTTAAATTGGAAGATACAGAGCACATTATTAATCAAagatgtgtcaagcaatgggagAGTGATCAGAAGCTGGCCTCGCCAATGCCTGATTCAGTGCAGCATATCTAGCATCTCAATGTGAAACCGGCCTAGAATTATCATGTTTGTTCTCACGCCCATAGAATTTATTATGTTAATCCAGGTTTGACAACAACATAAGAAATATGGAAGATGGGACAGTATTCAGACAAGAAATTTTTGTTGGGTATTTATGAAAGTAAATGTTTTaagttatttcattaaagaaaaGAACATGGTATATAGTTGATAATAAAGAACAAAAATTGGGATTGTAAAATTATAACTTCATACAAGTAGTGAAAGAAACAAGAAATATGTTTGTACAGGCATATAAATGCCCACAAGGGAATACATGGGAATGGGGATACAAGTCATCAGTTCGTTAGACTTTAACAGAAAACCAACAGTAAATCAATGCCAAATCGTAAACAAGAAATTGACCAAAATTAAAGTCAACAACAAATAGAAAATGCATAAACATAGAGAAAGTGCAGTTAATTGCCTGATTTTGAACAAGTGCATTATTCTGACTAGCTTTCCCTAGAATCCAGGCAGAAGTGGTCCGTATTTCTGGATCAGAGTGATGGAGTTCTCGAATCACTGCAACAAGGCCACCGAGTTTGTCGAGATCTGGTAAGCATATAGTAAAGTACCTCAGTTAGCCACAATTGAGAATAGAACAGCAGATTATGCAGAATTGCACATAAACAAGTTCCAAAAAACACACAGTTCAGGAGTTCTCTACCCACTAGGAGGCCATTGCCATTCTTCAAAATCAGCAATATCCAACAGATCACTTACTTTCTTTATATGACATAGTGTTTATACAGAGATAGACAAGTgggacataattttattttatggtGGCAAACACAATTGAGAAAATGGGTCTGTACTGATACTGGAGTCCAAGAAAACTTGTGGTGAGGGCTATAACTAAACTGAAGCGACTTATTAGCAACTCCAACTGCTTTCAAATGTCCAGGAAACACGAACCCTTACATTTGCATGCTTCTGTGTACATGCACACAAGCGCAAATAAATCTGTCCAGGAGCCATCACAGCCTTTGAATCTAGTTGACTTGATCTTGACCTCACAAATGCCCTCCCAACTGCATCAGTCCTATAAATACTATACCAGTTTACTAGGAATTCTAAGTGTGACCTtaaacacttaattgaaaaaCTCGTGCAGAGGAACTAGGGCTGCAACTGGATTGGATTGACCAACGTTAGATCTGGAAATGATCCAGAAATAATCAGTCAAATTCGAGTTAAAGTTGCTTGGGTTGGGCTTGTATTGGCAAATATGATCAAACTATAGATCGTATTTGGATCACTAAGTTCCTATCCAAACCAGAAACAATCAAAACTGATCCAAAACTAGTAGGTATAAGTTTCACAACCCTCCttgaatataaaaaattaattttctttaaatAGTAAAATTAATGTAGTGAGTTAAAAATCTATgtaattattataatttatatgtGGTTATCAATCAAAGTTTATGTAGAAAAGATTGAGAAGGTCTATTTTTGGCATAATATGTTCACGATATTAATAGGTAATCAAGTTATTCATGATTATCAAGGTTTGTGGTTGTATTACATTTGCCTGATGTGACCAGAAAAACTAAATTAATTGATAAACAAAGTAAACCTAATCTGATCCAGCCCAAATAAGAATGGATTATGCTTTTTTTTGACCTAATTCAGCTATGGATTGGATTTAGTGTGCCATTTCCTGATCCAACCGAATCCAGTAGCTGTCAAGTTTCTAATGCATCTTAGACCTAAACGCAGTGCTACACGATATTTTTTCCTGAAGCAATACACTCTCCAAGACTTCCATAAGTGGCATCAGCAGAAGAAACAAATTTCATGGCAGAAGAAACAAATTTTAAGATACATACATTTTGTCAAAGTTCAAATGTAAGTTTACCATTTGCATTATCGATCGGCTCAACAAGAATCAACAGCTCATTCAATGCACACTGCCGATCTTCTAAAGAAATAGAAGAATTATTCAAATCACTAATTGCTGTTTGCATCAACTCTGCATCTGACGGCATCTGTAATCTCTCCATCAATTCCTGCATTACCATAGGATGATAAGGGATGAACATATCAAGTAGCACTATGCTATAATCGAAAATTGTAGAACCAATACATAAAAGTAAACAGAAACCCGGTACATAACCAAGAAACTGCACAACTCTTTCATCAAAGCTCTATATTTGTGCATATGTGAGTATAAGTACATTGCTACTGGTGATGGAAACTTTCTACCAAGATAATCCTCAAATGATGGAGGATTGTGCTTCAATTTGCATCTATAGTTTGTAATTTGTCTCAAAGTTGAAACTAGTTCTCCAGGTATCCATACATATATCGATAGATACATAGATAAAAAGATAAgaacatacacatatatagagCGAGGGAAGGGAGAGAGCACTACTCTCAAGActagttggattttcatctatTTAGTGCTCGGTTGATGTGACACCCaaagaatatgatttttggtttttaggcaATTTGGACATTGTAGATCATGCTGCGTACCGTGGATTTGCATTATAAATGGGCCATAATTGATTTatctatgcatgtatgtattcaATTGGACTCTGTCACTTGGAATTTGTCTCAACAGTGAAACCagttctcttccttcttcatctagaTACTCTCTAAATTCTGGAGAACCCTAAAAGACTGTTCGCTATTCGCACCATTTTAAATTGTTTCAATCTCTCTACCCACAACTAGCCAGCCTGAAGCTAGGCCCTTCTCTTGCCAAAAGCTACTTACAAAGAATTTGACACCAATTCAAAGGCTTAATATTAGGTTCTGAACTCATTATAGATCATTCTCAGAATTTTAAGCTTCACATCCTGATCCATAAGGATAAGGGTGACCTCATATAGCACAATTGTTGGGTATCAACCGTAAGAGCATTATGAATGACACCCTAATCCGAGAAGGGTATGAACAGATGAAGGTGTATGTACAAAAGTAAAAAAACAAGATACACCAAAATGGTACCGAGATCCATACCGGTCGGCGGGCAAATCAGTATGGTACCGGTTCAGTACAATACTAACACGATATGCTTGGGAGTGCCGGGCATGCAGTCGGGTATGCTTGGGAGTGTCGGGCATGCAGTTTCGAACCGACACacccaattttttcttttttttaagtttttcaagTTTGATTAATTGGTGATCAAGTTTTCcaactttttcaataattttaagtataatttgataatttttttaatattttttaatgtcTCTATAATCCCGGTTTAACTTAAATGATGAATCCcgttgttttaaaattatacaaaatataaattgattagtgagatgttgcatgctacaagaagcaacacgaaatatcctaaaatcaactagtgaagtagaaaatatagaaTAATATAATCAATTAGATATATTTAAAGTAAAATATACATATCAATATCTAAAATTTTGTCGAGTGGCCATATCTCTCGTAGATATTAGGATAATGAATATAGTTAGGAGGTACATTAGCCCACCACTCTAAACAAGCGGCAGTATAGTCTTGTAtgttcatcccataaggaaTGCGCTCTGGATTGATAAGCACTCTCGGATTTCTCACTGAAGCTCTGGCTCTAAGAGGTGTCTCTGCACGACTTTTTGAAAACAACCATTCGCTGTACTATTCAAATTGCCCTATTTTTTCTAGTAAGGGGAAGGGCAGACCGCTCAAATTACACTACTTCGCTGGAAGAACGGTTTGGTATAATCGACCCAGGAAGGCTTCTTCAGTCAGGTGGGGCAGATCGATTGTGGAGGGGCCCATCTGAATATGCCGATAGCAAAATCTGACCCATAGGATGCTCCGAGCTATATAGGGTAGTAGCCTCCAGGTTGCATATCCGTATGGATCACAGGCTGCCTATAGCTGCGAATAATAAAATCCAATATATGACTTGAAATCTAATATGGCTATAAATTCGACTCCACATGCGAGGTCATCTGCAGTTGCATCGTGTcctcctcctatatgcaattgTATCCTCGCAAGCTCAACCAAATCATCCACCATAGTCCCTATCCTGTGTAGAATGAGTAAACTAGGACTCACTAGTGAATCAAAGACCACTTTATGGTTGTGTCTCACAAAAGGGTGGTCTCAGGTCCTCCACTCCCTTCCTGGTCAGCAGGACCATGACCACTAGAACTATCATTGCTGCTGCCCTAGTCTTTGAATCTGAGTAAACTGACTCCTCCTTCACACTTTCCATGGGGGCCTATaggtccctttttttttgagtgcTGAGCAATTGCATACTTACCCTTCGTGCACCTCCTACCTATTTACCTTTTGTGCCCCTTTCTACTTGCTTACTCTTCATATATCTCTCTCTTTAGCTATATTGGAAGGATAGATGTCGCTCTCTTGACTGAATCGATCAAGTAGCATAGTAGCTTCGCCTAAGCATCTTTCGATCATATCTCTGAAAGGATGTCTCGAACAAGAAGTTATGTGATGACCGGCTCTCAATAACCCCTGTGGATGTAACTAATCAGCTGAAAGA comes from Phoenix dactylifera cultivar Barhee BC4 unplaced genomic scaffold, palm_55x_up_171113_PBpolish2nd_filt_p 000214F, whole genome shotgun sequence and encodes:
- the LOC103721778 gene encoding DNA repair RAD52-like protein 2, chloroplastic, which translates into the protein MEATPGASLFLDSRSGFRPATAAEEVRTLFVARRPRAGSISWPRRVAAAALDKRTGNGGKKAADALPNSNYVVPLDKASCLTRPLAEILRDLNKRVPDKIINTADNSIPWYHTNRMLSFYAPGWCGEVCDVTFSNHGSVTVVYRVTIRGSDGEAHRESTGTVSLNDDRFEEPVAAAEEIAFCKACARFGFGLYLYHEDQSL
- the LOC103715360 gene encoding hsp70 nucleotide exchange factor FES1 isoform X1 produces the protein MASAHSPALSLVLLLLLSPSLAASSEERENKSSSLGALFWATGKDESDLLTVVDSHDPSAVESENDEFAGGFSSLDGMLQWAIGHSDPVKLKEKANDIQKLSAEELRKRQLEIKELMERLQMPSDAELMQTAISDLNNSSISLEDRQCALNELLILVEPIDNANDLDKLGGLVAVIRELHHSDPEIRTTSAWILGKASQNNALVQNQILAYGVLTKLMKMVNSSFTEEAVKALYAISALIRNNEVGQKLFYAEDGNIMLQDIMTNSSMDIRLQKKAVFLATDLADYQLGNADNAELSFLSDRLFLKAVVDLTSAPDLDLQEKALMAIRSLLQLSSTKALDFKDFCSLDEVLERMREHLGKLISLEEHTEYARDLESLRREVYIIFHKKVEQVTWVLA
- the LOC103715360 gene encoding hsp70 nucleotide exchange factor FES1 isoform X2, whose protein sequence is MASAHSPALSLVLLLLLSPSLAASSEERENKSSSLGALFWATGKDESDLLTVVDSHDPSAVESENDEFAGGFSSLDGMLQWAIGHSDPVKLKEKANDIQKLSAEELRKRQLEIKELMERLQMPSDAELMQTAISDLNNSSISLEDRQCALNELLILVEPIDNANDLDKLGGLVAVIRELHHSDPEIRTTSAWILGKASQNNALVQNQILAYGVLTKLMKMVNSSFTEEAVKALYAISALIRNNEVGQKLFYAEDGNIMLQDIMTNSSMDIRLQKKAVFLATDLADYQLGNADNAELSFLSDRLFLKAVVDLTSAPDLDLQEKALMAIRSLLQLSSTKALDFKDFCSLDEVLERMREHLGKLISLEEHTEYARDLESLRREVYIIFHKKVEQV